CCCACGACGAGCGCGGTCACAAGGACCGGGCGCGAGTCGACCCGGGCCAGTCTCGACGCGGGCGGCCTCGCCTCGCTCATCGACCCCATGCGCTCAAGTTATCAGATCGGCGCGGCCCGCCTCATCTCGCGATTGCGGAGAGGATGATGAAGAGCAGCACGGCCGCGGCGACGGCGAGGCCGATCTTGACCCACGACCACGGCGCGTGCCCGTCCGTCTTGCCCGTGACGCCGTTCACCAGGAAACGGTAAGGCTTCCCGCCGTACTGGTACGCGGCAATCCAGACGGGGAAGAGGCCGTTCTTGCAGGCGATGCCGGACCACGCCGTGCGCACGGCGAGGTTGCGGAAACGGTCGCCGGGCACCTCGCGCCCGCAGAGGGCGTAAAGCTCCTGCGTCATGCGCTGCTGTCCGGAGGCGAGAGCCTCCTTCGGGCCGACCGCGTACTCCTCGGCGAGGAAGCCCGAGAGGTACGACGGCTCGTACGCGAGAAGGTCGGCGGTCGGGAAGGGCTCGATCGCGCGTGCGAGGTCCGGCGGGAGCCCGCGTGACGCGGCGACTGGAAGGTCGTCGAAGAAGTGCTCGAAGACACCTTCGGCCGGTTCCCAGCGCGTGCGCGTCTCGTAACGCGTGCGCATCTGCCCGTTCTCCTCGACCCGCACCTCGACCTGATAGTCGAATCCCGCGTCCGCCGTCCACGCAGAATGGGTCGCCGCGTCGAAGGTCCAGAACGGGACGTAGACGCCCTTCAGCTCGGAAAGCGCCGACTTCTGTGAGAGGTCGTCCGGGCGGAACCACAGCGACGAGAGCCACTGCCGGAAGCGGCCGGTCGCCGCGTTGCGATCGACGCGGAACGGGAGGACGCCCGCGGGGCGCACCATCGTCGTCGAAGGCGGCGCCTCGACGACGGACGGCGCGCCGCAGAACGCGCACCGCGAAGCCGCGACGCCGGCGTCGAACGTCGTCGTCGCGCCACAGCCCCGGCAGCTCACGGCCTTGCGCGCCATGCCCCATCCGAGATCCGTCGCGCCCTTCAGCGCCTCCTCGATCGGGCGCTCCGTCACCTGCCCGGAAGTCTTCGGAACGTCCTTCTTCGCGCCGCAGTACGGGCACGTCAGGGCCGCGGCGCCGGGGCTCCACACGACGTCCGCGCCGCACGCGGCGCACGGGAACTTGCGGAGCTTCGCCGGCGCGGCGGGAGCCACGGTCGGGGCTGCGTTCATGGGTGGCGGCGCGTCAGCGGGCCGGCGGCGGGGGAGGCGGCGGGGCCTGGGCCGATCCCGGGCCCGCGAGCTCCTCGAAGCTCGAGATCGGCGCCCAGCCCGCGGCGCCCGGCTTCCAGGCGAGCGTGCCTGCGGCCACCTGCCCCGACGCAACCATGCCCTTCACGGCGTCGTCGGAGTACGGCCCGTACGTCTTGCCGTCCACCGTGAGCGACCAGCGCGGCGCGGCGAAACCGGGAGCCGCCGGCGGGGGAGGCGGCGCCATGGGGCTCGCGCCACCGGCGCCCGCCATGCTCGTGCCCATGGCGTTCCCCATCATCCCGCCCATCGCGATGCCCGCGCCGATGCCGATGCCGGCGCCCGCGGCGCCGCCCGGGTTCGCGGCGGCGATCTTCATCGCGTCGGCGGCCTGCAGCTGCGTGTACTGACCCATCTTGTCGCCGAGGACGCCCAGCTTCGTCCGCTGGTCGATCGCGGCCTCGACTTCCTCGGGCAGCGAGACGTTCTCGATGAAGAACTTCGAGAGATCGAGCCCGAAGCTCGAGAACTCGGGCGCGAGAATCTGCTTGCCGGTGCCCGAAAGCTCGTCGTACTTGGACGCGATGTCGAGCGCGGCCACCTTCGACTCGGCGATCGCGTCCGAGAGCTTCGAGAGAATCGTCGAGCGCAGCTGGCCCGTGATCTCGTCCGTCGTCGTGAGGCCCTGCGTCCCGACGATCGTCGCGAAGAACGTCTTCGGGTCGGCGATCTTCATCGCGTACGTGCCGAACGCCCGCAGGCGGATCATCCCGAACTCCGCGTCGCGCATCATGACGGGGTTCGTCGTGCCCCACTTGAGGTCCGTGAGGAGGCGCGTGTTGAAGAAGTAGACCTCGGCCTTGAACGGCGACTGGAAGCCGTACTTCCACCCGCGCAGCGTGGTCAGGATCGGCATGTTCTGCGTCGAGAGCTCGTGGCGGCCCGGACCGAACAGGTCGGCGGCCTTGCCCTCGTTGATGAAGAGCGCGGCCTGGTTCTCGCGAACCGTGAGCTGCGCGCCCATCTTGATTTCCTGGTTGTAGACCGGGAACCGGTAGACCATCGCGTCGTTCGAGTCGTCCAGCCACTGGATGATCTCGATGAACTGCGAGCCGAGCTGGTTGCCGATCTGATTCTTGAGATTGTCGAGCAGGCCCACGAGGAACCTCCTTCGGCGGTGAAAAATGGAAGCTACAGTCTATCCAAATATACGAACGGGAGCCCCTCCGGGTTCACCGTTGCGGACGAAGGAGTTACGGGATCTCGGCGAACGCGCGCACCGGGAACGTCCCCATCCCCGCCACCTTGACGGGCACCGCGTAAAACCGGAAGCGGGCGGGCGGCGGCGGCAGCGCCTCGAGGTTCGTGAGGTGCTCGACGACCGGGATCCCCGCGCGGAGGAGGATCGAGTGCGCGGGCCGCGTGAGGTCCTCCGTATCGTCGAGATTGTGCGAGTCGATCCCGACGAGGGCGGCTCCGCGAGAAACGAGGAGAGAAGATGCTTTGAAGGTCAGATGGGGCGAGCGCTCGTGGTATCCGGGAGTGCCCCAGCGAGATGCCCAACCCGTGAAGATCAGCACGGCCTTGCCCCGGACCTCTTCACCTTCTAAGAAATCTTCTCCCACGGCGAGCCCCTCCGCATGCGGCGCCGTGATGAGAACGGTGTCGAGGCCCGCGAGGGAAGCAAGAGAAAGCTGCGAGAGGTCCGCGCCATCCTCCCAGCGGTGAGATGGCGCGTCCACGTAGGTGCCCGTGTTCGCGACCATCTCGATCTTCCCGATCTGGAACGTCGTCCCGCCCGCGTAGAGCGGGCGGGAAGCCTCACGACTGAGGTGGTCTGTGATGACCGGGCCGGGCAGGCCCTTGTACGTGGCCATCCCGGCGCGGACCGTGTGGCTGAGGTCCACGAGGCGCGGCATGCCGCGAGGATACCGGCTGTCCGGGCCGCGGGCCGGGAGGCCCCCCGGGTCCCCGCCGTCCCGCCGTCCCCGCCTCGTGGATCGCGCGGCGGTCCGCCTTCTCCTTCGCTCTCTTCCGCTCCTCCGCCTT
This Acidobacteriota bacterium DNA region includes the following protein-coding sequences:
- a CDS encoding zinc ribbon domain-containing protein, with amino-acid sequence MNAAPTVAPAAPAKLRKFPCAACGADVVWSPGAAALTCPYCGAKKDVPKTSGQVTERPIEEALKGATDLGWGMARKAVSCRGCGATTTFDAGVAASRCAFCGAPSVVEAPPSTTMVRPAGVLPFRVDRNAATGRFRQWLSSLWFRPDDLSQKSALSELKGVYVPFWTFDAATHSAWTADAGFDYQVEVRVEENGQMRTRYETRTRWEPAEGVFEHFFDDLPVAASRGLPPDLARAIEPFPTADLLAYEPSYLSGFLAEEYAVGPKEALASGQQRMTQELYALCGREVPGDRFRNLAVRTAWSGIACKNGLFPVWIAAYQYGGKPYRFLVNGVTGKTDGHAPWSWVKIGLAVAAAVLLFIILSAIAR
- a CDS encoding SPFH domain-containing protein, with protein sequence MVYRFPVYNQEIKMGAQLTVRENQAALFINEGKAADLFGPGRHELSTQNMPILTTLRGWKYGFQSPFKAEVYFFNTRLLTDLKWGTTNPVMMRDAEFGMIRLRAFGTYAMKIADPKTFFATIVGTQGLTTTDEITGQLRSTILSKLSDAIAESKVAALDIASKYDELSGTGKQILAPEFSSFGLDLSKFFIENVSLPEEVEAAIDQRTKLGVLGDKMGQYTQLQAADAMKIAAANPGGAAGAGIGIGAGIAMGGMMGNAMGTSMAGAGGASPMAPPPPPAAPGFAAPRWSLTVDGKTYGPYSDDAVKGMVASGQVAAGTLAWKPGAAGWAPISSFEELAGPGSAQAPPPPPPPAR
- a CDS encoding cyclase family protein, whose translation is MPRLVDLSHTVRAGMATYKGLPGPVITDHLSREASRPLYAGGTTFQIGKIEMVANTGTYVDAPSHRWEDGADLSQLSLASLAGLDTVLITAPHAEGLAVGEDFLEGEEVRGKAVLIFTGWASRWGTPGYHERSPHLTFKASSLLVSRGAALVGIDSHNLDDTEDLTRPAHSILLRAGIPVVEHLTNLEALPPPPARFRFYAVPVKVAGMGTFPVRAFAEIP